One stretch of Nicotiana tabacum cultivar K326 chromosome 18, ASM71507v2, whole genome shotgun sequence DNA includes these proteins:
- the LOC107799183 gene encoding protein NDR1-like produces MSDSCVWGYVKLIVSLGIVALVLWLSFRTTKPKCSINDFYVPGLDKSVNNNNNNATRRNNNLSFQLNLKNEMKDKAVRYDDITLKFYYGTNTSYPIGNFTVDGFKQGKDKELFKSGMIETHNMPWDAALKAVTNGSKAIFRVDVSSRIRYKITFWYTKRHNYFVENKVEVDDKGRSGAQQLSYSFGGFGLTLFVLSFLL; encoded by the coding sequence ATGTCGGACTCATGTGTTTGGGGTTACGTGAAATTAATAGTGAGTTTAGGCATTGTAGCTCTGGTTCTTTGGTTAAGTTTTCGTACCACGAAACCTAAATGTTCCATCAATGATTTTTACGTGCCAGGTCTTGACAAAtcagtcaacaacaacaacaacaacgcgACAAGACGCAACAACAATCTATCCTTTCAACTCAATCTGAAGAATGAAATGAAGGACAAAGCTGTTCGTTACGATGATATTACACTTAAGTTTTACTATGGTACAAATACAAGTTACCCTATTGGTAATTTTACAGTTGATGGATTTAAACAGGGGAAAGATAAAGAACTATTTAAAAGTGGGATGATTGAAACTCATAATATGCCATGGGATGCTGCACTTAAAGCTGTTACAAATGGATCTAAGGCGATTTTTCGAGTTGATGTGAGTAGCAGAATAAGGTACAAGATTACATTTTGGTATACTAAGAGACATAATTATTTTGTGGAAAATAAGGTTGAAGTTGATGATAAAGGTAGATCTGGTGCTCAACAACTGAGTTATAGTTTTGGGGGTTTTGGTCTTACATTATTTGTTTTGTCATTTTTACTTTGA